From the genome of Carassius auratus strain Wakin chromosome 29, ASM336829v1, whole genome shotgun sequence:
AACCTCTTGTACAAACAGATCTGACAATCACTCAAACACAACAAGTCATTTACGGTCCCATAATTCCACCCTGACAAATCTGATGAAAACACATTTGACCCAaattaaaaacaagaataaaaaggATAAGCTAGAGTCAACCATCATTATAGCAAAATAAACTCTGAAATGGTGATCAGGACTCAGAATTGAGGGGCCTTGTTTCTTTACCAAATAAACATCAGTCTGAAGTAACATACCAAAATAAACAACGTAAATAAACTAGTTgttctggacacacacacacacattatgacaTTAGACAATTTTATGAcaattaagtacattttcaaaTTACCATTACTCTatgttttcttctattttttctcAATTGGTGATTCTAGTTATTATTCTCACTTTTAACATTAAGTAATCAGCATAAAATGCAGTACAACAAAATTGGTAATGATGTATTAATAATTCAGAATTTAATTAATGCATCATTCAAAGTTTTTCCTATAATATATCATACataatagaataataattattaacattaCATCTATCACATTCTTCACCTCTTCGTagtcaaagaaaacaaatctaCTTTTTATGATCCACTGATTCGGGATGGACATAATTAAGTCTGACCcacttttattttcagaaattcatcacattactgtagtaaaatggATGCTGACATGAAGAGGTTCTCAATGATGCATCAAGGATGTATGTAATCAAAACAAAGTGGGAGTAAAACATGAATCATCAGGTGTTTGATTAACATGACGAAATCACAGCCGTTTAAATCCAGCGGTCAGAACCAGAATGATCAAACACTAAAGTATCATGCTGATTAAGAGTTTAATACATAAACTAACAGATCTGATATGATTTTTGCATGGCTGTCTTTCAAAACAGGATCAACaggattatattttaaaacttcaTTTTCATTCAACACGACCAGAGTTCTCTGGTTTCTGTGACTTTGACCTAATGTCACCGCAGCAGAGCACTATGGCCTTATTACAAGGACAAACACCCTGGAGCAACCTTGGGGTTAAGCGTCCTGTTTAAGGACACGCTGGTGCATTTGAGTTGAACTAACCAGCCTTAACCCCTACACCACAATACACCCAGACAAGGAAAATCTCCCAACATCATCACTTTCTAAAAATTCAGGTGACTACAGTGAACTGTACGGTTGAAATAATTCttgaatgcatattttattttagcagtgGCATGTCAAAGTTGTTTAAAATCTGCTGTATGTTTACAATAACTCTGATTCTAGGAAAACAAGACTGTATTTAATAACAAACATTATGCTAAATGGAGGAAGACAGTGACGTTTGTCCTGATTTCCCAGAAATAGTCTCATGTTTAAAAAGGCATGCATCATTgattctgttattttcctgttgattactgtgaagctgctttgaaactatcTCTATTTTAATAGcgattatttcatttttgttatttaattatattcacTTGATTATTTAAGCTTAATTATTTGCAACATCCAAAAATAAATCTCAGCTATGTTGTTCAAAACCTATcagtttcttctgttgaatacaaTATCTTGAAggatgtttgtaaccaaacagttgacggtagccattgacttccacagtattccGCAGCAACAGTTTGGTGACaaacatccttcaaaatatcttcttttgtgtataACATgggaaagaaattcatacaggtttgggaaaatttgagggtgagtaaatgacagaatttgtatttttgggtgaactgtcccttcaaGGTCTCACCAGTGTTTATAATGCAGAAAGACAAGCTTGTCCATGAGttaatgttttcttaatttatgCTTACATGAAAGTGCATTGAAAAAGGAATTTCTCAAAAGAAAAGTGTCATGattaataatctttaatttaacCATTATTGTGCAGCATTAATTAGTATTGTATAAAGTTTTGACACCTGTAGCATCTTATGGTCATGCATTTTTAAACAACTGTACATTTTTGTATGAGATAAACCGCAAGGATGATATTTAAATGTCCTAACATGCTCTCGCTGTTGCTGATCACCGCTGTGGAGAGAGACTATAAAGTGCGCTGAATGGCAGGGATTTTGACTCATGCGCTCACTGATCCTCTGCCCCCTATTTACCCTCCGACACAAAGAACAGCCCTTTCAAACCAGTTCCCCTTCATGCAGTGCCAGGACTGTTTGTGGAGCTGCTCTGAGATCAGCGGGCATGAGCGAACACGCCACTGTGATGTTTGAGACAACAGACTGGATATGAAGCAATCCCAGATTTATACTAGCAATCGCTCTCGACAACTCAAATAACTCTGATTCCTCTCTTTGGTTACTTGGAAACAAGAAAGCAACAGAATGAATGATTACCAAGAAAGCAGAAACCTCTGACAATggacacttaaaggaatagttcgacCAAAAATTTGAGTTTGCAggaaatgtgctcaccctcaggccatccaatatgtagatgagaTTGTTTCCTTGTCAgaattggagaaatgtagcattccatcacttgctcatccaaatggatgctctgcagtgaatgggtgccgtcaaaatgagagttcaaacatctgataaaaacatcacaataatccacaagtaatccacacagtactccagtccatcagttaatgtcttgagaagccaaaagctgtgtgttttaaattacaaatgcatttttaatgtcaaaccatcacttctggctaaaatactagtccataataatgcttcctccagtgaaaagtccaTTTCCTGTTGTGTCTCACATCAAATCCACCTACATATTTATTCAGATCTGTTTTGGCAGGTAAACAATGTTTAATCTGTGAACATTTCtgtcctgattcagacaagatgactttaaaaaactgcaaacacttccagcttttgtcttctccagatgttaactgatggactggagtggtgtagaTTAAAGTGATTTTGTTTAATCAGCCGTTTAGAGtctcgttctgatggcacccattcgcagaggatccatttggatgagcaagcgatgtaatgctacatttctctaattCTGTTCCTgtgaacaaactcatctacatctctaGCGGTCTGAAGGAGAGTCAAATTAACACTAACATACCTCCAAGTTGataatgttattaattatttacaagaTGCGCTCAAGACTTTACTGGCTATCCATCCAAAAGACGattaaactctttattgtttcTATTCATATTACTTTAAACACGAAAACTCAATTTGCGACTGATAAGAGATACTTAGCAAATAACCTTCAGAACAAGAAAATCCTAAATGAGTAGGATACGACAacaatgcttttttaaatgtgatttttcaaAAGGTGTCACTGGGTGGTATATGCCATTCGATCTATGTCTTTCCATGCGAGTCCTTTGTCAGAAGCGGATGAACCTGGTATACATGCATATAAACTGGGGAAGTTTCAGAAAGCTGCAGTCTGACGTGCTTTTATTGCATAACTGGGCTACTTAGGCCCAGTGACCGACAGTCTAAAGTGCCTTTAAGTCATAGGTGACGGGACGAACATGTGCGTGTAATGACAAAAATAGACAGATAGAGGTACAGGAAAGGTAAAGGAATCCGGTTTTCTAATGGGTTATTATACTTGACTAATGAAGCTCAATGGGATATCTGCCAGTGAGGTGCTGTGTGACAGAGATTACATCTCTGGATGAGAATTAGCTGAACAGATGTGCTGTAGATTACACTGTACAGTGCATGCTGCAAAAACTTCACTTTCTAAGAACTGATCTCACTGACCCAAGAACAACTGATCTCAGATTACCTCCAGCACTCCAGATGTAAACAATCTGGTGTGTCTGTATAGTGCATTATTTGTTTGTGTATGCACTGTGTCTGCAATTTTCCAAGTCATATCACTTTATGGATCTAACGTTACGTGTCCATCCATGACTAAACACAGCTCTGATGAACAAGATGAAAAATCACATTACAGCATATTAGAACCTGATTGATAGCTCTATGTATGCGAGTAAGTTATGCTATATAGGCTACACAGGCTACACACTTTACAAATATCTTTATGTTCGTTTATATTCTGACTGGGCTTCAGGTGAAAGTGTGAGACCGTGTTGATACACTGATTCATCATCCGAGCATCATGCCCGGTTTAGATGATATCTCCGTACCTCATCCTCCCGTTCGTTTCTGAAGCAGAGACACGCCGCTCGTCTCTTGAATCCTTCCCTGTCGTACGTCCGCGTCTGGTTCGGTTTGAACTTCATGCTGTAATCCCGATTTCAGTTATTTATCCACCCGGTCAGCGATGCTCCGTCAACGGCCCGATCTCCGTGAGTCACCACCGACGGCGAGAGGCGGACGAGTACCGAGCCTAGGGGTTTGCGTTGGTTTTCAATCAAATTTAAACCATTCCTCCGCGTTCAGTCCGACTAAATTCGATTCTTTAGCGACAAATCAGCATTCGGCTGTCCATTCCTAGGTCTGAATATCTCGTTTCACTCCAGTATATACGTGTGTGGTGTGCCGGGTGCGAAATTACCAATTCCAGTACGTTTACGGCTTGGTACTTAATATTAATGAGTTAAACCGCCATCATTGGAAGGTTACCAGGCAACGTCAGCATATATTATTCAGCCGCGTTAACCATTGGAAGGTAATGCTTCGACGTCACCTCAAACTGATTAATATACATGAGCGAGACATCGGCCGTGCTTCCGTCAGGCGGATCCGTGAACTGCGCTCGCGCTCGTCCGTTGCCGCATAACTGCGTGGCCTTCTGTCACAAATACTGCAGGTAGATATCTTTGaatattaatttctaaatcaTTCCATCTAGCTGCATATACAGCAgtgcattaatgcatttaatgtaaataaataaatgaccatgGTAATCCCATTTGtaaatttttctttaatgtaGTACTGTTAATGATGAACTGGACTGCTGGAATTTGGCATACAGATCTGATCGAATTATGAGCGATGACATTGATTAACTTTAACAAGAATAGATTTTGACAACATTTCTTTCTGGTATCACTGTGCAAACAAGATGAAGAAACAGTTTGAGAGAGCACTGAGAACGGTCATGAGTCATTTGAGTGAAACTAGAAGCACTTTTAATGATAAACACTATTTTTCAAGGTAGGTTTAGTTTTAAAATCATTAGTGCAATTGAACATTTGACTTAGAACCGAAGAGTTACTGGGGTATAGACCTGTAACAACTTGCCCAAAAATATAATCACCAATAAAATTATAGAGAATAATTGTTCTTGGGCGGATTTAGTAACTAAGCTAAGACAGAAATCTAAGACAGGCTGCACATGCCTGCAGTCGTCGTGTCTTAAATGAGTCAATTACAAACATCTGGATAGTGATGCTCTAAAATCTGTTGCCTTAGCTTACAACCTCAACTCAACATGGGCCAAACTCATTAAGCACATTAATCAGACAACAGCACAATGGAAATAAATTGTTGCCATCGGCTCAACAGATTTTGAGACCGAACAGAGAAGCATGAATCTGTTCATGGCCTTAATGAGATTACATGGATCTGATCAGAGCAACAGCTGCCACACACTCACTGAACATGAGAGATGTTTTGCAGAAACTTCATAATGAATATGTACGTTTACTGGACAGAAATACTCATCAGTCAGTgctaaatagtaaatagtaatcAGTTCTATTTGTGACCATATACAAACACTCTGACATTATTACAAGCTATGCTCTCGAGGTCTATAGAAATGCCGTAATGGTAGCCATTCAGACACTGCAGACATAACAAATGGctaattatatatgaatatatatatatgaaaacagaaacAAGAGACTGTTTGGATTGCGCTCGATGTCCCAATCCTATAAACAGccttcagacacacacaaacaatcaggATGGAGAAATGTGGAAGCCAGAAATCACTTCAGCTGCTGCTCAGATGGTTATATAATGTGCTGTTTGGTAGAAAAAAACGAGTCATAGATAGGGTCCAGAGACAGAACTGCCTTTATACTGTACTGAAGAACTTTAAATCTAAAccttaaaacaatttatttcaaaTGGGATAATGTAATCTGCATTTAGCCTATATTTTCACAAAATTCAGCAGCTAAGCAGATATACctaatgttcatttttagttgCAAACCACGTTTGCTCtgaattgtcaaaaaaaaaaaaaaactacaattgtCCATGTGTTAGAGCATCTAAACACTGGTGCCTCTGCCACATAATTCATAATACTGTAACAAGTGTAATTTAATCAACAAATTCTTTTATATGGACACATGGTTCAAAGGGGCTTTTCTATTTTATTTGCAGAAGCAAACTTTCACATTAACACACTAGCAAGGAAACACAGTCCTGTTTAAGCATAATTCATATAGTCGTTAAGATTAAACACCTGCAGTTTTTGTACGCATGTCATATATACTGTGAAATTATttgacaaactgtattttctagcATCTGCTGATAGGTTTCAGGCTACGATCTATGGAAGTTTGTTTCCACCACAGGGTAAAAAAAGggttaattctgactttttcccctTTCAGTTCTGGGtctaaatctcacaattctgagaagtccaaataatgaaaaaagtCATTATTGTGTCACTTTTTTACTAAATGCAAACTTCGAATTCcacaaaaaaaagctaaattccaAAACGCAagctcaaaaaaaagaaaaaagtatcaaaATTCTGAATTCTCagaaatttgagaaaaaacatttttagaatgataAGAAAATCTATAAACCATTATCTTTTTTAATTCTGTGGCAGTAACAAGCTTCCATAATCAGATTCAGACCTGtaaagataaaacaaaacaaaacaaaaaaacagaaatgaagaGAACAAACCAaataacataacaaaaaatatttttactaaaactgAACATTTACAGATTTAATTTTCCCAGACAAGTCATACAGATTCCACTTCAGCCGAAACACAAACCTttgcacgcacactcacacaagtTTCGCTTGGAATACAACATCATCAGAGCAGGTTCTGGCAATGATAAAGATGGGGTTCACAACAGGTGTTTAATGAACTGAAGAGtctcagagaaaagaaaaagttaaaaaagaaaaaaaaaattcacaaaattttGTCCCTGACCTAGAAGCAGCATGTATGCATCCCACATTTACCAGGCCCTCCCTCTACACCgcgaaacataaaaataaacatcactGAACCATCCACCTGGATGCAGGGCCTGGAGCCTACAATCAGTTTCCAGTGAAATCCACTGCGCTAATAACTGTAATAGAGACTGTTCTACACATTCTGACAGGGTCCAGTGTAGTGACCACACAAGGGATGCTGGGAAACCCCAGGCCATCACCACACATCACTTCCTGGCCGAACCCAGAAGCAGAGAGATCATATAGTGGAGCAAGCATTAGTTCTGACCAGGAACACACCGACACTCACCCAAAGGGGCTGCAGTAGTTGCTTTTGAAtcgtatgtttttttgtttggttttgtatgtttttcgCTTATTTTAATTTGTCTGAGAAAGTGtcctttaaatgcaaaagaaGACAGAAGGAGATTGTTCCACTTCTCTCACTTGATGCCACCGCTTCTTTCTTCTAAACATCAATGTTGTTGCCGGCATAAAGCCTGGTCCATGTCcgggctgagagagagagaaaaaacacaaagaaccatatatcatatatcaaatCATACTAAAACATGTCATAATAAAGTTTGAGGATCAAAAACGGACACATGTGTCACCTTTACCATTTAGAGTCTCTctaaattttgagaaaaaaaaaaaaaagttaaaattgcatgtataaactcagaattgcaagataattctgagaaaaagtaaTTGCAAGATTAAAAgttgcaattcccttttttattctatggcagaaaaaaaattattaattttgataaagaTGTAAATTCAAAGTCAGAATCGCACAAGATTTAAGTTacaaaaatgacacacacacacaaaaaaggtttAATTCTTTCGATTTTTGCCAAGGAAAATTTCAACTTTTTCTTTCTCAATTTAGAGTTCATATCACAATTGTGCatctgtatttccagcatcattcctccagtcttcagtgtcacatgatcttcagaaattattcttatatACTGATTTACTATCAATGTTTGAAACTGTTGgaatgcttaatgtttttttttggaaccGGTTattcttttttcaggattctttgatgaataatcaattaaaaagaagagcatttatttcaaattgaaatcttttctaacaatatacactactatttaaaagtttgggctcagtacattttttttcttcattttttaaagaaataaaaaaatatattaagcaaggatgtgttaaattgttaagaagttATAGAAAAGATTGAtgttgttagaaaagatttatattttgaataaatgctattcttataactttttattcatcaaagaatcctgaaaaagtatagTGGATTGgacattttttgggggaaaaaattgttgccaacattgataattctaataataaatcagcatattagaatgatttctgaaggaccatgtgacgttctcatcttcagttctctcttcacagcagttcagtcagtgtactgtctgagtaaatgaattactccgggatattggtttgttttaactcagagagagtgtcagacacattaaaaaagttaacagcttaagtcatttgtggattaatgtgtattggagacgcgaaccgtttaacacgattcagttcgatttggtgaactggttcaagaagatccggtaaaatcgaatgattcgttcgcgaaccggatatcataaactgctttgtttttaactttctCACAACAGAAACTCCAAACTCCATACACCAGATTGACTAAGCAAAAACAGAACGGTTACAACTtcgtaaatgtattaaaaataaaaaagtgaaataagtACATTGAATAATTATTCATAGCCTTAGCTATATATTTTACTGAAGCACTTTTACAGCCTCAAGTCTTTGTGTTTGATGTTTGAGCTCTTCTCCAGATGTGTGGCTTGACACAAACCTGCCTCTGAGCTCTTCAGACAGTTATTTTGAggtttttgctctgatatgcatCATTAACTGTATTATAAAGATATGCGTCTTTccaaatcatacccattcaactgaatttgccacaggttaacttcACTCGAAGTGTAGTAGCATCTATAAGCAATATTAATGTTTAACTCTCTGAGATGGAATTGCAACGGAATCAAacaagtgttttttgttgttgttttttttttacatttggatagATGTTAAAAACCTGTTTTTTGCTTTACCATTATGGTTTATGGGGTGTAGAATGATgtggaaaaaagtaatttagagcagtttaacataaggctgcAACATAACAAAACGTGAAAAAAAGGAAGGGGTATGAATTCTTTCACAAGGTTTCActgtttatatacatttacacatgcacatacatataATTCTATAGCAATTCGTGCTGATGAGAAGGTCTCACCTGTTTCAATGGCTTGAGCCTCGTTGCTCTTCCACTGTTCAGCGACATCATTAGCCAGCGGATCATCAGGGTTCGGAGCGCTTAGTAAAGCCTGGATAGAGAGCAGCACTGTTCGGATCTGAAGAGCTGGAGACCATTTATCTACAAGAGAGAAGAGACAGACCTGTGACCATTAACCTTACAAAGCCTAGCGCTTCATATTTGATACATAAAGACCTCTCTAAACGAACAAAACTTTGATGCACACAATTTACTCCATGCATTCTGTCCTCTGAATGATAGTTGAGTTTTTTTGGCAAGTAAAAGGTCTGCTAGTATAATTGTACAAATGGCCATTTTTCAGATCTGATCTTCAGGATCTTTTGATCCTCACAAGCCTCCAAAACATCTCACATTTTCTGAGGAGCATTTATTggttcatctctcaatcatcactGGATTATATAATTGGATAATTTAAATCTCATATTACTATTGCATATTGTATACGTTataactgttataaagatctcactgGTTTACATCACAAGCATCATATAAATACCAGCATctgcaaaaaaagatttttgctcagtttgagccTCTGGATTAAATGTAGCTGTTTTAACCTCCATATTCTCATTATTTCAGACTAAATGAACCATAAAACCCTGGTTGATCAAATACGATACAACACATGAAACATatgcttatttaatttatatggaTTTTGTCTAAAGGTTGAAAAACTGTTCtactccaaaaaaatatataaataataaaaaaaaatgtctgactaTTATTTCATGTGCCAGGCTTTACAAACACTATGATCACCTTTCAGGATGTCCAGACAGATCCTGCCCAGTTTGTCTACATTAGGATGGTAGATTTTGGTCATGAATCGGACTTTGGGAGCAGCCATGGGATACTCCTCTGGGAGGAACAGCTCCAGTTTGAACGTCCCGCCTTCGAAAGGTGAATCCTGCGGCCCAGCGATCACCACATGGAAATATCGAGCATTTCCCTCATCAGGTTCTGCTCTGATTCCAGTCACAGGCTCGGCCAACAAGCGCTGCGTCTCCTATTGAAACATAGACACATTTAAATCACAATGTCAAAGTCATGGGTTTGAAATACGAATGCATGACCTGATCACATGATCACGTTCAAACCCTGAATTCAATGCAAGTcccttcaatgtaaatgcaatgataCTGATGAACTTTATTTGGTTTACAGTTGcatggaaataaaatgcatttagaaagcaCTGATAGCTGCATTGAATACGTTTGATAAAGTTTGTttctaaaatgctttaaaaaaaaagatacagagGCATTTAGTAGCAAGCATCATAAATATCCACAAACAGAAATGTGTAAGAAATAATCAGTACTTTTTATAGAGATGTTTTTATGCTCACCTTTCACAGTTCATGACTCCTGTGACGTAATCTGAgcaattatttgatttaataccAATCTATTATTGTGTTATAAATCCATTAAATATAAACCAACGCCGAATTGGCACGTGACTCTGGAAGTGAACTGTGATTGGTCTGTTTAGCTGTCAATCAGAAGATCTAAATGGGCGGTTCTTAGGCAGAAAAAGATGCACTGTGGATCTGACTTGCTGACAAACAG
Proteins encoded in this window:
- the LOC113047790 gene encoding ubiquitin-conjugating enzyme E2 N-like, which gives rise to MAGLPRRIIKETQRLLAEPVTGIRAEPDEGNARYFHVVIAGPQDSPFEGGTFKLELFLPEEYPMAAPKVRFMTKIYHPNVDKLGRICLDILKDKWSPALQIRTVLLSIQALLSAPNPDDPLANDVAEQWKSNEAQAIETARTWTRLYAGNNIDV